GAAGGTAAGTCGACGAATGTGATGTTTTTATGGATATGCGGTTGAGCCGAAACAGTAGCAGGCTCTACCGGACCGCTCGAGCTCTTTCGCCTCTTGACGTCAGCCTACTTCGTCTTTGGCGGTGATgcatcgtcgtcgccgaCATCAAGCATGCTACGCTTGGGCTTTACGCCGCCGGATTCTGCAGTTACAGGTGGAAACCAAAGGCTAGGATAACTATCAGTCAACATGCATACCGCCGTGATGGTCGATACGACTCAAGACTTACGGAAGCTTGTCTGTGTAAATTTCCATGTCCTTCTGCAGGAAACAACAGAAGACTACCAAACTGATCTTGTCCCCCTGATCCGACTCAAGGAATTTCCTGACAGCTGTtatggcggcgttggcagcCCTTCTGCTTGGATATCCACTAGGTTTAAAGTTGAAAGCGTTAGTCAAATTCCTCAGATACTCCCCGGTGAGAGCCGCCGTCATGTCTGTTTACTTACTAGATACCTGTGCTGATCGCAGGGAAGGCAATTGATCTGCATCCATTCTCGACGGCTAGCTCCAAGCTCCGGGTGTAGCAGCTAGAAAGCAGCATCTCACACTCTTCCCTGTGTCTCTCGTTGTAAACCGGACCCACGGCATGTATGACCTTCTTACAGGGCAGGTCATAGGCATCTGTCACCTTGGCATCACCGGTGTCACATCCATCGAGTGTCCTACACTCCCTCAAAAGTCCTCCGCCGGCTGCACGATGAATTGAGCCATccacaccgccgccgccgagaagGGTCTCATTTGCGGCATTGACAATGGCGTCGACCATGAGCTTGGTGATGTCGCCATGATACAGGGCGATGCGATCATTGAATCTCTTGTTTGGTGGTGGGGGCTTGGTGAGATCGCAGCTCACAGTCTTTGCCATCTCGAGTCCTTCGGCCTGGGTTTTGAGCTCCTTCTCCTGGAACAAATGTGTCAAATTCCTCGAAAGAAGCTTGGCCTCTGTCACGGGCCCCTTCTTGAGGATGGAATGGTGCGGTGTTGCCATCGTGCGGTAGCTCAAGAGCGATGCTCCTGTCGACTTCAAAGTAGTACGAACAAACGATGCAAAGCTAGCGGAATAATTCTGTAGTTTGTCAAATGAGTGATTGCGAGCAGTGAGCGATAAAGTCGAAGATGTTTTGGCGATGTTGACAATGGTGGACCTGGTAGTGTGGAAGGGAGCTCGACAGCGAAAGCGGGGAACCCTGAGATGATAAAAAAGAGGACTTTGTTGGGCAATTGCCTGGGAGCTGACGTTTATCATGCCTGAGTATGGGCGGGTAAGGAGCTATCTAGAATACAAGCGAGTCGAGACCAATTTCAAGGAAACCGGGAGAAACCACAAGGAAGCTTCAGTAGTGCATGCGCCGAGAAAAACTTTCTTTGTGCAGACGATGAGTACACAAATCAACAGTCTCAGAGGAAAGAAGGACGGATTTTGAATGACGAGATGGATGTTACAGTTCTGCAGCAACGCAGGATGCACCGAAGCTTGACCCTGGAAATCCTAATGTTTAGTCGCAGCAGAGGCCCAAGCTCCTGGGGCGGGGCCACCCTACATACCCCTGGACGGTACACGATAGATGACGTCCCTTTGGCTGCCAACTGAACGTGTAATGTACGGATTACAGTACACAGTGGGCAGTCCAACATAATAATAATCAGGGGGATGATATGTTGGTCGGGAAATACCTACCCACCTCGCCTCAGAGGATATATAGTAGATACTATGTACTTCAAATGGCGTTCACGCCAACATTTGAGGTTGCGAATGATTTCCTCTATGCCCTGAAGAGGATGATGGAATAGATCACATGGAATGTTGCAGCTTGTTTGCGCTGATATGGTAGTCAATGGGCTTATCTAATCGCACCTCCTAATGCGACCCCGCCATGCCTTTGACTCACCCCACCACGCGTCAAAAGCAATCGCGGCTCTCTGTCATCAAGGATCTTCAATTGACGACTGGACGAACAAAAACTGCATTTCAAGTAGATCAGATTCTTGCTGCTCTGTTGTTGATAGTCCCTCCGAGATAACACCCAATTTCAAcccgttgccctccctcaaTCATGGCTGACGCAATCACAGAGGGGGCGGCCAAGCTCCAGCTTGACGAGGAGACAGGCGAGATGGTCTCCAAGGGCGAATTGAAGAAGCGCATGCAGAAGAGAGCCAAGAAAGCCGCCCAAGCAAAGGCCAAAGAGGCTGCCCAggccaccgccggcgatGCAGAGAAGAAGGCACCTGCCAAACCTGCAGCAAAACCCGAGGAGGTGGTCATTGATGCCGATGCCATGTTTAAACAGGGTTTCCTCGACGAAGTCTTCCGCAACCGACCCATGAAGCCCGTATTCACTCGATTCCCTCCCGAGCCCAACGGATTCCTTCACATCGGTCACGCCAAGGCTATCGCTATCAACTTCGGATTTGCGAGGCACCACGGCGGCCAATGCTATCTGCGTTACGACGACACGAACCCCGAAAAAGAGGAGGAAAAGTACTTCACGTCCATCGAGTCCATGGTCCGGTGGCTGGGATTCTCGCCGTACAAGATTACCTACTCGAGTGACAACTTTGACAAGCTCTACGAGCTGGCTGAGAAGCTAATCAACCTTGGCAAGGCCTACGTGTGCAAGTGCGACGACGCCGAGATCAAGCTTCAGCGTGGTGGCGAGAAGGGCAAGTCACCGCGGTACCGGTGTGCCCATGCCGACCAGACCCCGGAGGACAACCTGGCTCAGTTCCGCGATATGCGTGACGGAAAGTACAAGGAGAGGGAGGCATTCCTGCGCATGAAGCAAGACATCACCGACGGCAACCCTCAGATGTGGGACTTGGCCGCTTACCGTGTTAAGAAAGCCGAGCACCACAGAACAGGAGACAAGTGGAAAATCTACCCGGTAAGTGCGCTCTCAATTCGTGTGATCTCACTTTGTGTTGCACTGTTATCTCGAGTTGCATTGTCTAACTTGGAGTCCTGTGTCACCTAGACATATGATTTCACCCACTGCTTGTGCGATTCTTTCGAGGGCATCACCCACTCCCTCTGCACGACCGAATTCATCCAATCGCGCCAGAGCTACGAGTGGCTCAACACAACTCTCGGGGTATACGAGCCTCAGCAGCGCGAATATGGCAGGCTGGGTCTCGGCGGCACTGTCCTGTCAAAACGCAAAATTCTCAAGCTTGTCGAGCTGGGCCACGTTCGGGAATGGGACGACCCCAGACTCTACACTCTGACGGCAATCAAGAGGCGCGGTGTCCCACCTGGCGCCATCCTCGAATTCGTCAATGAGCTCGGTGTCACTACAGCCGCAACTGTGATTCAAATTAAGCGGTTTGAGCAGACGATTCGCCGGTACCTTGAGCGCACTGTGCCCCGGTTGATGATGGTTCTGGACCCACTACGTGTCGTTATTGAGGACGCCGACGATCTCGACGGCAAACCCCTCTCAATCCCATTCTCTTCCAAGGTTCCCGAGATGGGTTCTCATGACTTGAAGTTCACCAAGACAGTCTACATCGACAGGTCTGACTTCCGAGAGGTCGACAGTAAAGACTACTTCCGCTTGGCCCCTGGCAAACCCGTGGGTCTGCTGAATGTTCCGTATCCCATCAAGGTGAAGTCATTCAGCAAAGACAAAGCAACGGGTGAAGTAACAGAAGTTCGGGCCGAATTCGAtcgggagaagaaaaagcccaaggCCTACATTCAGTGGGTACCTGAGGGTTCTCGCAAGGTTGAGGCCCGTGTGTATAATCCGTTGTTCAAATCGGAGAGCCCGGACTCCGTAGAGGGGGGCTTTTTGGCAGACATCAATCCAGAGAGCCAGATCATATACCCAGACGCGCTGCTAGAGAGCGGATTCGAAGAGGTCAGACGGCGTGCACCATGGCCTGAAGCGGCTGGCGAGAGCGAACTGGGCAAGGGAGGACCGGAGAGTGTCCGGTTCCAGGCCACTAGGGTGGCTTACTTTGTGAGTAAAATCATGCGGTTCCTGGGCTGCATCTTCAAAAGTTATCTCTGACAAATATTCTAACCGTTTCCTGCAGGCCATGGACTCCGACAGCACGGAAGACAAGATTGTTCTCAACCGCATTGTGTCTCTAAAAGAAGACGCCGGCAAGAACTAATTCGATGGTTGCGGCCAAGTGAGGGGTTGGTGTATATCACATCAGCAGGTACAGCACCAATACTCGTAACTCTCATAATACCTGAGCTGTTGCGAAGTGGTTTTTGTTCTTGATGTATTTTATGATACCATAGGAATTCGCGAAAATGTGCCACATTGGGCGCGTATTCTAGCGAGGCCCGCATCTGATGTCTACTTTGACTAGGTATGGAATGATTTAACATCTCGCCGATATTTTTTTATACATCTGGCCATTTCAGCCTGAAGCCATGTCTCGGCAAGCGTTGAGCCAGACAAGTCCAAACGAACAGATTTACCCATGCCTTATACGACAGTTCCTGGGGCGATGAGCCACTCACATCGATCCAATTGCGCAGATGACAGGGACCAAGCAATGCGCCCCTGCGCCCCTGCAGCCCTGAAGGCGGGGACAAATGCACCTCGATAAGGCTGTGATCTGGGGCTACAGGGGTGTGATACATCAACCTGACAACGCACCTCCTGTCTTCCACCCGACGGCATTGGAAGCCCCTCGTGGCCGTCTGCAGCTGATTGTAATCGCTTACTTCAGTTGTGCCCATCTCAGCACCCAATGAAACCAAACTCCTCACCGTTGACGTGTCTTTGGATGAGAATTTGTACTGCATGCGTCCGTCTACAGTGCCTTCTGTCGCAAACCCAGTCTGCCTTGGAACCCCCCTATAGCTCATGTTTGGCCTGATCTCTCGTTGAACCACCACACACAGAGACTTCGGTAAAAAAATAGGAAGGAGATGATAAACAAGTCGATACAAACATGAAAACAAATACGGGTAAATGCGAGCGGTTGCCCTCATGCTCCTTGGAATCTGATGGAAAATCTGCGAGGAACGTTTTGGACTCCCTTTCTCTGTTCTATCGGTTAACTTGATCGTCCCTAGTACTTGTCGATCTTCGTGTTTCTGTGCCTTGACTGATGTGAAGGTCTAGATGAAGGTAGATTGAGCACAAGGATGGCCCTCCGTCGCCGAAATGCTTTCTTCCGGTTGTCTCGCGTCGTTGGCTGCTGCCGAGTTTCAATTCGTCTGCTTGGCAACTGAACCGAGCGAGTTGTCGGGAGGAATAGCCGCGGCTCTTCCGATCAAGTTCGTCGTTGGGCCAGCCATCCCCGTCTTATGCTGTACGGGCTGGGAATAACTCTCTCATCTTTCCCCTTACAGTCTGTCAAACCTTAATGTTCTAGCTAAAGGTATACCTAAAAGATCCGATTTACCTTCGATCGGTGTATCAGTCGTCTTACTGTTATACACACCGTGGTTGTTTGCCTTTTCGATCATACGGATCCGAGCTAAAGACCAAAATTGGTGTGAGGTACCAAACCTTCTCGCCAAATCTAGGAATGCAGCATTTCAAGTAGTGGACAGGCACCGCCTGAGCCtcgtcgaaaaaaaaagaaaatactctttgtcattgttttgtttttttagaCTCATTGGTTTGTGCTGCACCCTGTCTTGAGTGCTTTCCTTTTCGGCATGGTCAACTCCGCCGGCCAACGCAACGATGCATGACGAGCATACGCACGTGGGCAGGGCAAAGCAGAGCCGAGCGGCGGCCGCGAGGTTGGAGTGGCAAGAACACCAACAGGACCAGGGGAGACTCTTGACGGGCAAGAAAAGTTCGGGAAGCTTACCGGGCGAGAGACATCATCCCGCCACTCGTCAATCGTTCAACGTGCCACGACAACAGCAGAAGGTCGGCCAAAATTCATCGGGCACCACGTCGACCGAGTCTTTGACTCCATCGAACTCGGCTTCACAATGGGGTCTGCGACGGCAGGATGGGGGTTACTGGACAGAAGAGCTGTCGGCGGGGCAGCTCAACGGCTCCCGCTCTGCTTCGGGGGGCCCGGGGCCAGAGAAGAGGCCCGAGATTGTGCACGCAAGGATGCTGTGGCTGCCCAAGTACATGAGGAGGCGTGTGCTCGTCGCTTTCATCGCGTCTCTGGGTGTGGTAATTGCCGTGTTGGAATACATACTAAGTCTCTCCAACAAACAGATGGGACTCGGCCCGGTAGACAGCTCAAGGTATGTATGGCAGATGGCACCACCAGCCGTCCTTTTGATCATCGCGGGGTTCTGGCAGCGCTTCGAGTATCAGGCTCGAAGCACCGCGCCTTGGCTACGCATGCACAAGGGGCCGGCAGATGCCGAGAGGACGGTGCTGCTGGACTACGTGTCCATGACTAGACCTGCTGTAGTTTTGCGCGCCATCCAAAACAAGGACTGGGTCGTGGCGGCAGCAGTAGTCATGTCGATGCTGCTGTGGACCGCGATGATTGTTTCCACAGGCGCCATAACGACGGTACTGGCCACCATGACCAACAGCGACGTCAATGTCCGGTTAACGAGACAGTTCACGGCAGACGGCGGGGGTCTCGTCCGCAACAACACCCTCTTCACCCCGGCGTCCAAGGCCACCTCCCTGATCGAAGTCGCTGCGTTTCAGCTAGGCGAGCTTACGACGTACCCCGACGGTGTGACGAATTGGTTCGCATACGAGACGTTCAGCACAAGCGACTTGGCACAGGGAGCGCAACTAACGGCTCCGGTCCGCGCATTGTTCCCCAACCTCACCTGCGAGAAGGCGTCGCTGTCGGTAAACAGCGTCATGATGAGCGACCAGGAGCAGGTTGTCAACACGACGTTGATAGCGCCTGGCTGCGCCGTCGAGCTTACGATCAATGGGACCGGGCTATCGAGCCGAGGGGGAGGGAGTCCTACATACTTCCTGCGCTCGGGGACAGGTGGCTGTTACGGATCGACCGCCCCTCAAGACCAGCGTATAGTCGTCGCGTTCGGCGTGGCAAATCTCCGCAGCGGCAGCGATATCGACTACTACGAACGGTTCGTGTCGTCTACAGCTGCGGTGACTCTGTCTACACCTCTAATATGCCAGCCGGGGTATACGATGCGATCCATAGATCTGGTCAGAAGCTCCAGCCAAACGGTACGGATCGAGCTTGGGTCGCCGGGTCCAACATTGCCGAACCTTCCGGAGGTCCACCCTTGGGATCTCGCAGCCGGCATGCTCAGGTCCTACCAGCCGGACGTACCAGATGTTGCATACCTCCTCGATCGGGTAGCCGAGACGGATATGTTGGGTTATCCGGCATTCCAGCCGGCCCGCGTCATGATCGACCCATGCGTTCACTTTGCCCTTGGCTTCCGGATGTGGGAGAGTGGCTCACTGGAAGCAGCCGAGGAGTTTTTGGATTCGGAGAAGCTGGAGAGCATGATAGTCAACTACTATCGTCATCACGCTTCACTTGTGGCATATACACTCCTCCTTCACTCCCCGACTTGGGGCAATTCGACCGTCACAGGGACCTCCATCATCCGATTCGAGAGGATAGGTGCCAACGCTGCCGGCGTTCATTCCGTCGTTTTTTTGGTGGTTGCCTCCATGCTCGTCGCTACGTTTCTCTTCTTCCCCGTCCCGACCGAGGGCTTCCTGCCGAGGAATCCGAACACGCTGATCGATACAGCCGCGCTCCTAGTGCACAGCAAGGTACTTTTGCACAATGTCCGCGgggccggcggcgccgacagCAAGACTCTGTACAAGAGGCTGTCCATGGCTTACTTTTACACGGGCATCGAGGCCTACGAGCGAGACTTTGTGTCCGAAAACGAGGGATACTTCAAGGTTTTCGGCGGCCCGCTGCCCCCGACCACGCGCGCGCCCGAGTACTTTGAGCCTCGGGGAGGGTCTTGGTCGCCACCCAGAGGGCTTTCCAGCATCTACCGCGCGCTGAGCCTGTCGCTCACGCTGACGTTTATCGTGTCGCTCGAGGTCATGTTCAGGGTATCCTCGACCAACGGCGGCCTGTCTGCAATGGG
This DNA window, taken from Pyricularia oryzae 70-15 chromosome 6, whole genome shotgun sequence, encodes the following:
- a CDS encoding glutaminyl-tRNA synthetase, yielding MADAITEGAAKLQLDEETGEMVSKGELKKRMQKRAKKAAQAKAKEAAQATAGDAEKKAPAKPAAKPEEVVIDADAMFKQGFLDEVFRNRPMKPVFTRFPPEPNGFLHIGHAKAIAINFGFARHHGGQCYLRYDDTNPEKEEEKYFTSIESMVRWLGFSPYKITYSSDNFDKLYELAEKLINLGKAYVCKCDDAEIKLQRGGEKGKSPRYRCAHADQTPEDNLAQFRDMRDGKYKEREAFLRMKQDITDGNPQMWDLAAYRVKKAEHHRTGDKWKIYPTYDFTHCLCDSFEGITHSLCTTEFIQSRQSYEWLNTTLGVYEPQQREYGRLGLGGTVLSKRKILKLVELGHVREWDDPRLYTLTAIKRRGVPPGAILEFVNELGVTTAATVIQIKRFEQTIRRYLERTVPRLMMVLDPLRVVIEDADDLDGKPLSIPFSSKVPEMGSHDLKFTKTVYIDRSDFREVDSKDYFRLAPGKPVGLLNVPYPIKVKSFSKDKATGEVTEVRAEFDREKKKPKAYIQWVPEGSRKVEARVYNPLFKSESPDSVEGGFLADINPESQIIYPDALLESGFEEVRRRAPWPEAAGESELGKGGPESVRFQATRVAYFAMDSDSTEDKIVLNRIVSLKEDAGKN